One part of the Novipirellula aureliae genome encodes these proteins:
- a CDS encoding glycoside hydrolase family 95 protein, translated as MIRRSAALLVILMAFATVTVADERYVLQYDAPAKDNLLGARTGKPKGIGYIQTALPLGNGRLGAMFSGGIDIEHLLINDITLWMNSKRGLDAVAQSGTRMVASTDFETVRKAYRDDKYGTKEGSMESLSTKYLSSTEPLGNYAPFTDLLISSGHDPASVRDYRRSLDSRNGLGTVSYSIGNGKYKREFFCSYPHDVVVARYIAEDATLDLTIQTTTQHTGAKVKAAGNRIVLSGKAKMVQDDVEFMQIVQVDAGDADVASQADGSIKISNARKVTIFLAGYCDYLPVYPTFKGRDYRGDCEHAIDAAAKLGFENLKRSHVDDVSAVMNRCRLELDFQPSGLTTDKLVAGDGSLELENLYFHYSRYLQLSCSRGAPVPSNLQGLWNADLKPAWNCDYHTDINVEMNYWMVDPANLSESFRPFTEWTKILAESGVHTARETFGVHKGWSMGLNGNVFGFTAQNVHGRRNQQSGHWLCQNLFDHYAFNQDRAYLEEIYPILKGAAEFFVEFLAPWKDGTLVVYPTWSPENSYLVKPHGKLNKQVYGASWDQQLVLNLFTDCIEASTVLGRDEDFRTTLQKMIPKLCPQKIGQHGQLQEWPEDWDSPTDTHRHISHLIALHPGRDISPLTTKELYEAALVTMRHRGDESTGWSTGWKTCFWSRLHNGDRAHKIYEFLTSKRAYPNLFDFHPPFQIDGNFGGAAGVCEMLLQSHLRSVNSDAKTIEEAAFVAYQMDPKQSRHFVPVVPDESLADAPYILHLLPALPSAWPNGKINGLKARGGMEVDIEWKNGQLAQATIHAGRDGAFRIYAQDQLSELISLKKGQSTVWPPTK; from the coding sequence ATGATTAGAAGATCGGCAGCCCTACTCGTGATCCTCATGGCGTTTGCAACGGTCACCGTTGCCGATGAACGTTATGTCCTGCAATACGATGCACCAGCCAAAGACAATCTGCTGGGCGCGCGAACCGGAAAGCCCAAGGGGATTGGCTACATCCAAACCGCGCTGCCGCTGGGCAACGGGCGACTCGGAGCGATGTTTTCCGGTGGTATCGATATCGAGCATCTGCTGATCAATGACATCACGTTGTGGATGAATAGCAAACGAGGTTTGGACGCTGTGGCTCAGTCCGGAACGCGAATGGTTGCAAGTACTGATTTCGAGACCGTTCGAAAAGCGTACCGGGACGACAAATACGGCACCAAGGAGGGCAGCATGGAAAGCCTGTCCACGAAATATTTGAGCAGTACCGAGCCGCTGGGGAACTACGCGCCGTTTACCGATCTGTTGATTTCCAGCGGACACGATCCGGCATCGGTTCGCGACTACCGTCGCTCACTCGATTCACGCAACGGCCTCGGAACCGTCAGCTATTCGATCGGCAATGGGAAATACAAACGAGAATTCTTCTGTAGTTATCCTCACGATGTGGTGGTGGCCCGTTATATTGCCGAAGATGCGACGCTGGACTTGACGATTCAAACCACCACTCAGCACACGGGGGCGAAAGTAAAGGCAGCGGGCAACCGGATCGTCCTGAGCGGTAAAGCGAAGATGGTTCAGGACGATGTCGAGTTCATGCAGATCGTGCAGGTCGATGCTGGCGACGCAGACGTTGCGTCGCAGGCTGATGGCTCGATCAAGATTTCAAACGCCAGAAAAGTGACAATCTTTTTGGCGGGCTATTGTGATTACCTGCCGGTCTACCCGACGTTCAAAGGTCGGGACTATCGAGGGGATTGCGAACATGCGATTGACGCCGCTGCCAAGCTTGGGTTTGAGAACCTCAAAAGATCGCATGTCGACGATGTTTCGGCCGTGATGAACCGTTGTCGGCTGGAACTCGATTTCCAGCCGTCTGGATTGACCACCGACAAGCTCGTGGCCGGCGATGGAAGTCTGGAACTGGAAAACCTGTACTTCCACTACAGTCGCTATCTGCAACTGAGCTGCTCGCGTGGGGCACCGGTTCCCTCCAACCTTCAAGGACTCTGGAACGCGGACCTGAAACCGGCGTGGAACTGCGATTATCACACCGACATCAACGTCGAGATGAATTACTGGATGGTGGACCCGGCAAACCTGTCGGAATCATTCCGTCCCTTCACGGAGTGGACGAAAATCCTTGCTGAATCAGGCGTCCATACGGCACGCGAAACCTTTGGTGTCCACAAGGGCTGGAGTATGGGGCTGAACGGCAATGTCTTCGGCTTCACCGCCCAGAATGTCCATGGGCGTCGCAACCAGCAATCTGGGCATTGGCTTTGCCAGAACCTGTTCGATCACTATGCCTTCAATCAAGATCGGGCATATCTCGAAGAGATCTATCCGATCCTAAAGGGTGCGGCGGAGTTCTTCGTCGAGTTTCTCGCTCCATGGAAGGACGGCACCCTCGTCGTCTATCCCACCTGGTCTCCGGAGAATAGTTACCTTGTCAAACCGCATGGCAAACTGAACAAGCAGGTCTACGGCGCTTCGTGGGATCAACAACTGGTGCTAAATCTATTCACAGATTGTATTGAAGCCTCCACGGTTCTCGGACGCGATGAGGACTTTCGAACAACCCTACAAAAGATGATCCCGAAACTCTGCCCCCAGAAGATCGGCCAGCATGGCCAGCTGCAGGAGTGGCCCGAGGACTGGGACAGCCCAACGGACACGCATCGCCATATCTCGCATTTGATTGCGTTACATCCAGGCCGTGACATCTCGCCTCTGACAACGAAAGAGTTGTACGAGGCTGCTCTGGTGACGATGAGGCACCGGGGCGACGAATCCACCGGCTGGAGTACCGGGTGGAAAACCTGTTTCTGGTCGCGTCTGCACAACGGCGACCGGGCGCACAAGATCTATGAATTCCTGACCTCCAAACGTGCGTACCCGAACCTGTTCGATTTTCATCCGCCGTTCCAGATCGACGGCAACTTTGGCGGGGCGGCGGGAGTGTGTGAAATGCTGCTACAGAGCCACCTCCGCAGCGTGAATTCCGATGCGAAAACGATCGAGGAAGCCGCGTTTGTGGCCTACCAAATGGATCCAAAGCAATCGAGGCATTTTGTGCCAGTCGTTCCAGACGAATCGCTGGCCGACGCACCCTATATTCTGCACCTGCTTCCGGCGCTGCCGTCGGCTTGGCCCAACGGAAAAATCAACGGACTCAAGGCACGCGGCGGAATGGAAGTCGACATCGAATGGAAGAACGGACAGCTGGCTCAGGCAACGATTCACGCAGGCCGGGATGGGGCATTCCGCATTTACGCCCAAGACCAACTGAGCGAGCTGATTTCGCTAAAGAAGGGCCAATCGACGGTCTGGCCGCCGACGAAATAG